In Longimicrobiaceae bacterium, the sequence TCGGCCGCGATGCGCTGGACCATCGCCATCGCCAGGACGTTCACGAGGAGGAAGGAGCCGCCGTAGCTGACGAAGGGGAGCGGGATCCCGGTGATGGGCATGATTCCCACCACCATCCCCACGTTCACCAGGACGTGGGCGAACCAGCTCCCGAACAGGCCGAACGGAACCAGGCTGGCGAACGGGTCCGAGGAGCGCTCCGCGATCCGCACCAGCCGCCAGAAGATGAGCCCGAAGGCCAGGAGCACGGGAACCACCCCGAAGATGAACCCCATCTCCTCGCCCACCACCGAGAAGATGAAGTCCGTGTGCTGCTCCGGGAGGAAGGCCAGGCGCTTCTGCGTCCCCTCCGTGAAGCCCTTCCCGAACCAGCCGCCGCTCCCGATGGCGACCCGCGACTGGATCAGGTTGTAGCCGGCACCGCGCGGATCGACCGAGGGGTCCAGGAAGACCAGGAAGCGGTTCTTCTGGTACGGCTTGAGCGACGCCCAGAGCATCCACGAGACCGTCCCCGCCGCGACGTTCACCAGCAGCACGGTGACCGCCTCCGAAAGGTACACCCTCCAGCGGAAGAGGAGGAAGGCGACGACGACGATCCACGCTCCCCAGATCCAGGGGTTGATCGACAGGAAGAGCCCGATGACCGGGCTGAAGAGGAGGAAGAGCGTCTTCAGCGGCGTCCCCGCCCAGAAGAGGGACCACATCAGGATCGACCCGAAGACCAGCGCGGTGCCAAGGTCCGGCTGGAGCATCACCAGCCCCATCGGGACCGCCACCACCGCCAGCGGCTTCCAGAGCGCGAACAGGTTCTGCGGCGCCTCCCGCCACTCCCCGAGCACCCGGGAGAGCATCATGATGACCGCCACCTTCGCGATCTCGGAAGTCTGCAGGCGCACCGGGCCCACCTGGATCCAGCTCGCCGAGCTCTCCGCCGTCCCCGCTCCGCCGCCGATGGCCAGCGTCAGCACCAGGAGGACCAGGGCGAGAGCGTACGCCGGCTGCGCCGCCCACTCCAGCCAGGTCACCGGCACCCGGAGGACGAAGGGGATCGCCAGCAGGCTCAGCACGAACCAGAGGAGCTGCTGCTTCCAGATCCCCGTCACCAGCGAGGAGGGCACGTCCAGCA encodes:
- the rodA gene encoding rod shape-determining protein RodA encodes the protein MKRVRAIRLGDPALFFLVVGLSIFGIAMVYSAGVLDVPSSLVTGIWKQQLLWFVLSLLAIPFVLRVPVTWLEWAAQPAYALALVLLVLTLAIGGGAGTAESSASWIQVGPVRLQTSEIAKVAVIMMLSRVLGEWREAPQNLFALWKPLAVVAVPMGLVMLQPDLGTALVFGSILMWSLFWAGTPLKTLFLLFSPVIGLFLSINPWIWGAWIVVVAFLLFRWRVYLSEAVTVLLVNVAAGTVSWMLWASLKPYQKNRFLVFLDPSVDPRGAGYNLIQSRVAIGSGGWFGKGFTEGTQKRLAFLPEQHTDFIFSVVGEEMGFIFGVVPVLLAFGLIFWRLVRIAERSSDPFASLVPFGLFGSWFAHVLVNVGMVVGIMPITGIPLPFVSYGGSFLLVNVLAMAMVQRIAAEARR